GGCACCCTTTGTAGCAGCATAGTCGACAAAGTGACTTGTTCCCCGGAACGCGACCGTCGAAGTGGTATTGATAATACTGCACACTTTAGTTTCTGTACAAGAAAGAGTGCGTAAGTACCTACGAGCCGCCCTTTTCCATATGCTTGAGTGCATATTTCGTAATGGCAAACATTTGTAGAATATTAGAACGGAACGTCTTCTCAACTGTATCGAGATCAATCTCTTCAAAGTTGTCGCATTGGACTTGGCCGGACGCATTGTTGACTAGCACGTCGACTTTTCCAAATTCTTTGACATGCTGCTCTACTGCGGATTTGCAGGTCTCATTGTCCATGAGATTGCCGGCTACTAAGATGCACTTGCGGCCTTCTTTCTCTACCATTTGTTTGGTTACGTTGGCATCTTGTTGCTCGTCCGGTAGGTAGACGATTGTGACGTTGGCGCCTTCTCGGGCGAATAATACGGCAATTGATCTTCCAATTCCTGAACTATGAGGGTTGTTTAGTAAGATTCGTAAGAGATTGACATAACGGCTGTTGCGACGTACTCTCCTCCGGTGATTAGGGCGTTTGATCCGCTCAACTTGTCGGCGGCTTTGTATTCGTGTAGCTGTTCTTTTCCTTCGAGTCTGGTCGATTCGCTGGTCGGTTCTAATTTATGCTCATAACTATGGGGTTTTTAGTTAGTGGATCAAGATGTGTAAGAGTGGTGGTTCGACTTTACCCTGGCTGAGCGTGGGTTTGAGCTGCCTTTGGGGGTTGGAACGAGCCTTGGTGTGCCGACATGATTAATATGAAACTTGATAGAAATGTTTTAAGACTTTCTCCAGATTTCCCAGCTTTTGAATGTCTTTTTTATTATATCCATAGAAAGTCGTTCTGTATATGACTTGTGTAAAGTGTTCCAAGGAGCATCGGCGTCAAAGTGGCGTCATCCATTCAATTGCCACCAAGTCTGAATGTTGATGACAGATCGACCAGCCACAACTCAAACGGCACTCTAATTGCACATGTGAAAGCTAAATTACAAGATCTTCAATACTGTGCTATGATGAAAAGTCAAACCTATGAGCAGCCTAATGGACCTTGTCGTCCGGCCAAGATTGAGCCTCGGAGACTTCCTAGCCGTTGGGATTAGAGCTTCCGCTGCTGGACTAGTTAATACGCCAAATTGACAGAGGTTTCCACAAATTCGAAAACACTCAATTGGTCTCATTATGCACCTTATTCCAATAAAATGTCGCGGACCTTGTTCTCCGAATATATT
The genomic region above belongs to Pochonia chlamydosporia 170 chromosome 2, whole genome shotgun sequence and contains:
- a CDS encoding oxidoreductase, short chain dehydrogenase/reductase family protein (similar to Beauveria bassiana ARSEF 2860 XP_008602916.1); this translates as MSAHQGSFQPPKAAQTHAQPGYEHKLEPTSESTRLEGKEQLHEYKAADKLSGSNALITGGDSGIGRSIAVLFAREGANVTIVYLPDEQQDANVTKQMVEKEGRKCILVAGNLMDNETCKSAVEQHVKEFGKVDVLVNNASGQVQCDNFEEIDLDTVEKTFRSNILQMFAITKYALKHMEKGGSIINTTSTVAFRGTSHFVDYAATKGAIASFTQSLAKQLMPKGIRVNAVAPGPVHTPIQAASRPPEQMKDFGKNSQLGRPGQPSEIAPSYVFLASKDAELFYGQVLHAYPLGD